A region from the Chionomys nivalis chromosome 22, mChiNiv1.1, whole genome shotgun sequence genome encodes:
- the LOC130864803 gene encoding olfactory receptor 1009, whose protein sequence is MAYDNYTRVTEFIFIGLRYHPKLQVFLFLLFLLFYLVTMTGNLGMIILIRVDSRLHTPMYFFLSHLSFVDICFSSVVGPKMLTDFFAERKVISFMGCALQQWFFGLFVAIECLLLASMAYDRCVAICNPLLYSVAMSQRLCIQLVIGPYAVGFFNTMTHTTAAFRLPFCGSNIINHFFCDMSPILSLICADIRINKLLVFIVAGAVLVVSSTTILISYFHVLMAILKIRSAEGWRKAFSTCSSHVTAVSILYGTLFFIYVRPSAISSLDLNKVVSVFYTAVIPMLNPLIYSLRNKEVKAAMGRTVIKAKFFLKN, encoded by the coding sequence ATGGCGTATGACAACTACACAAGGGTCACAGAGTTCATTTTCATTGGCTTGAGATACCACCCTAAGCTGCAGGTCTTCCTCTTCTTGCTCTTTCTACTGTTTTATCTGGTTACTATGACAGGAAACTTGGGTATGATCATTCTCATTCGTGTAGATTCTCGTCTTCACACTCCCATGTACTTTTTTCTCAGCCACCTGTCATTTGTGGACATCTGCTTCTCATCAGTTGTGGGCCCCAAGATGCTCACGGATTTCTTTGCAGAACGGAAAGTCATCTCTTTTATGGGCTGTGCCTTGCAGCAATGGTTCTTTGGGTTATTTGTGGCCATCGAGTGCCTTCTCTTGGCatccatggcctatgaccgctgtGTGGCCATCTGTAACCCACTGTTGTACTCGGTGGCCATGTCGCAGAGACTCTGCATACAGCTGGTGATAGGACCCTATGCTGTTGGTTTCTTCAACACCATGACTCACACTACAGCTGCTTTTCGACTTCCCTTTTGTGGCTCCAACATTATCAATCATTTCTTCTGTGACATGTCTCCAATCCTCTCCCTCATATGTGCGGACATACGAATCAATAAGCTGTTGGTGTTCATTGTGGCTGGAGCTGTGTTGGTTGTCAGCAGCACCACCATCTTAATCTCCTACTTCCACGTCCTCATGGCCATCCTGAAGATACGCTCTGCTGAAGGGTGGCGGAAAGCCTTCTCCACCTGCTCATCCCATGTCACAGCAGTTTCCATTTTGTATGGGACTCTCTTTTTTATCTATGTGCGTCCAAGTGCCATCTCTTCGCTGGACCTCAATAAGGTGGTGTCTGTGTTCTACACAGCAGTGATTCCCATGCTCAATCCACTCATCTACAGCCTGCGGAATAAGGAGGTGAAAGCAGCCATGGGCAGGACAGTCATCAAGGCTAAATTCTTCCTTAAAAACTAA